Proteins encoded in a region of the Dromaius novaehollandiae isolate bDroNov1 chromosome 18, bDroNov1.hap1, whole genome shotgun sequence genome:
- the PIK3R5 gene encoding phosphoinositide 3-kinase regulatory subunit 5 isoform X2 codes for MQHTTCTEDRIYHALERCLHGLSRDAVSSRWAAGLCLNCWSLQELVSRDAGNYLILVEKILSKAKEVQEKCDYDLVTPLALLFYYAVLYAPHFPPGSDLLLKAASIYHNFLTWPVPYCNIFRELLTFISDELKAPGISFQRLVRTEQGLPLKSHQSSTVTVLLLNRSEVQSEFLSIAEKLSTPELPRRTTLLVLLEHLYQATFGTRCDLDSLRRLLKSKSLEELSELYASTAEAQEIAAASSDPALAQQQLQSALQDIAGAAAFPAVAGEAQPRKLHTIPIPPARCYTYSWDQDNFDILNDVLSKECRVVEPMVSENEEEEEEEEEVEIDGCSPERDSLLSPISAISKDSVYSTLSEEGSKHSRVSLFTASKDSISELTVVSRKSLKSFVSSLKDCMDSGYAEDSDESSLDVVGRPELKVEKTHHKYRHTLTNKIYKLFKSKSQLVLRRDLKDCSDTGSLSLPLRRAESLCNPEAKHRILARSRRAHSLPQHVLSQRLPAQYVPQHVSLHRRPFLSYDEDAKVSTLRVVVFGSDRISGKVARAYSNLRLKESTCPSLTRYFKLQFYYIPVKRSCLSPSAPLMHPPPSPGDPQLRGSAQAEPTLARVETSTNDISHYIGMLDPWYERNVLGLMNLPMDVLCQSAKPEAEPQEDSREQLPILADMILYYCRFATRPVLLQLYQTELTFMGGEKMTEVFIHSLELGHSAATRAIKASGPGSKRLGIDGDREAIPLTLQIAYSKTAVSGRSHWNDVEKVCTSVNLSKACKKYEELASETECLNLTMTEVVKRQNSKSKKSFNQISVSQIKVDKVQIIGVQSSFAVCLDQDEQKILQSVTRCEISVCYKPKDSDPLALRTPSLPPQDPSEFHSLLCLPIATFSGALP; via the exons CTGGTCTGTGCCTGAACTGCTGGAGCCTTCAGGAGCTGGTCAGCCGAGATGCGGGAAACTACCTCATCCTCGTGGAGAAAATCCTCAGCAAAGCCAAAGAG GTCCAGGAGAAGTGTGACTACGATCTCGTGACTCCACTGGCTCTGCTTTTCTACTATGCGGTTCTGTAT GCTCCTCACTTCCCTCCGGGCTCTGACCTGCTCCTGAAGGCCGCCAGCATCTACCACAACTTCCTCACCTGGCCCGTGCCCTACTGCAATATCTTCCGGGAGCTGCTCACCTTCATCAGTGATGAGCTCAAGGCCCCAG GGATTTCATTCCAGAGGCTGGTGAGGACAGAGCAGGGGCTGCCCCTGAAGAGCCACCAGAGCTCCACTGT CACGGTGCTGCTGCTCAACCGCTCCGAGGTGCAGAGCGAGTTCCTCTCCATCGCAGAGAAGCTGAGCACCCCCGAGCTGCCGCGGCGCACCACgctcctggtgctgctggagCACCTCTACCAGGCCACCTTCGGTACCCGCTGTGACCTGGACAGCCTGCGCCGTCTCCTGAAG TCCAAGTCGCTGGAAGAGCTCTCGGAGCTCTACGCCAGCACCGCAGAGGCCCAGGAGATAGCCGCCGCCAGCAGCGATCCCGCCCTGGCACAGCAGCAACTGCAGTCCGCGCTGCAAGACATCGCCGGAGCAGCAGCCTTCCCTGCCGTCGCAG gtGAGGCCCAGCCCCGCAAGCTCCACACCATCCCTATCCCCCCGGCACGCTGTTACACTTACAGCTGGGATCAGGATAACTTTG ACATCCTCAATGATGTCCTCAGCAAAGAGTGCCGCGTCGTTGAGCCCATGGTCTCGGagaatgaggaggaggaagaggaggaggaggaggtggaaatTGATGGCTGTTCTCCAGAAAGGGACTCGCTGCTTTCCCCTATCTCTGCCATTTCCAAAGACTCTGTGTACTCAACGCTATCGGAGGAAGGATCTAAGCACTCGCGAGTGTCCCTCTTCACTGCTTCCAAGGACTCCATCTCAGAGCTGACAGTGGTCTCCAGAAAGTCCTTGAAGTCTTTTGTCTCCAGCCTCAAGGACTGTATGGAcagtggctatgcagaagacagCGATGAGAGCTCTCTGGACGTGGTGGGGAGGCCAGAGCTCAAAGTGGAGAAGACCCACCACAAATACAGGCACACACTGACCAACAAGATCTACAAACTGTTCAAGAGCAAAAGCCAACTGGTCTTGAGGAGAGACCTGAAGGACTGCTCAGACACAGGCTCGCTCTCGCTGCCCCTGCGCCGGGCCGAGAGCCTGTGCAACCCCGAAGCCAAGCACCGCATCCTGGCCCGTTCGCGGCGAGCTCATTCGCTGCCCCAGCACGTCCTGAGCCAGCGGCTCCCGGCACAATATGTGCCGCAGCACGTGAGCCTCCACCGCAGGCCCTTCCTCAGCTATGACGAGGATGCCAAGGTGTCCACGCTGCGTGTTGTGGTCTTTGGCTCCGACCGCATCTCAGGGAAAGTGGCCCGGGCCTACAGCAACCTCAG GCTAAAAGAAAGCACCTGCCCCTCACTGACAAGGTACTTCAAGCTGCAGTTTTACTACATCCCCGTGAAGAGGAGCTGCCTCTCTCCGTCGGCCCCGCTGATGCATCCTCCCCCATCCCCGGGGGACCCGCAGCTCCGAGGCTCAGCACAGGCG GAGCCTACGTTGGCCAGGGTGGAGACCAGCACCAATGACATCTCCCACTACATTGGGATGTTGGACCCATGGTACGAGCGTAACGTTCTTGGGCTGATGAACCTGCCCATGGATGTCCTCTGTCAG TCTGCCAAGCCGGAGGCTGAGCCGCAGGAGGACtccagggagcagctgcccatcCTGGCTGACATGATTCTCTACTACTGCCGGTTCGCCACGCGCCCCGTGCTGCTGCAGCTCTACCAGACGGAG CTGACCTTCATGGGCGGGGAAAAGATGACTGAAGTCTTCATCCACTCCCTTGAGCTGGGCCACTCGGCTGCCACGCGGGCCATCAAGGCATCAG GTCCAGGCAGCAAAAGGCTGGGCATAGATGGAGACAGAGAAGCAATCCCGCTAACACTACAAATCGCCTACAGCAAG ACAGCCGTCAGTGGAAGAAGTCACTGGAATGATGTCGAGAAGGTCTGCACGTCTGTCAACCTCAGCAAAGCGTGCAAGAAGTATGAAGAACTAG CCTCAGAAACAGAGTGTCTCAACTTAACCATGACTGAGGTGGTCAAAAGGCAAAACTCCAAATCCAAGAAAAGCTTCAATCAG ATCAGTGTGTCCCAGATAAAAGTAGACAAGGTCCAGATTATCGGTGTCCAGTCCTCCTTTGCCGTGTGCTTGGACCAGGATGAGCAGAAGATCCTGCAGAGTGTAACCAG GTGTGAGATCTCTGTATGCTACAAACCAAAGGACAGTGATCCCCTTGCACTGAGAACGCCCTCTTTGCCTCCCCAGGACCCATCCGAGTTTCATTCTCTTCTGTGCTTACCCATTGCTACCTTCAGTGGAGCACTGCCATAG
- the PIK3R5 gene encoding phosphoinositide 3-kinase regulatory subunit 5 isoform X1 — protein MQHTTCTEDRIYHALERCLHGLSRDAVSSRWAAGLCLNCWSLQELVSRDAGNYLILVEKILSKAKEVQEKCDYDLVTPLALLFYYAVLYAPHFPPGSDLLLKAASIYHNFLTWPVPYCNIFRELLTFISDELKAPGISFQRLVRTEQGLPLKSHQSSTVTVLLLNRSEVQSEFLSIAEKLSTPELPRRTTLLVLLEHLYQATFGTRCDLDSLRRLLKSKSLEELSELYASTAEAQEIAAASSDPALAQQQLQSALQDIAGAAAFPAVAGEAQPRKLHTIPIPPARCYTYSWDQDNFDILNDVLSKECRVVEPMVSENEEEEEEEEEVEIDGCSPERDSLLSPISAISKDSVYSTLSEEGSKHSRVSLFTASKDSISELTVVSRKSLKSFVSSLKDCMDSGYAEDSDESSLDVVGRPELKVEKTHHKYRHTLTNKIYKLFKSKSQLVLRRDLKDCSDTGSLSLPLRRAESLCNPEAKHRILARSRRAHSLPQHVLSQRLPAQYVPQHVSLHRRPFLSYDEDAKVSTLRVVVFGSDRISGKVARAYSNLRLKESTCPSLTRYFKLQFYYIPVKRSCLSPSAPLMHPPPSPGDPQLRGSAQAEPTLARVETSTNDISHYIGMLDPWYERNVLGLMNLPMDVLCQSAKPEAEPQEDSREQLPILADMILYYCRFATRPVLLQLYQTELTFMGGEKMTEVFIHSLELGHSAATRAIKASGPGSKRLGIDGDREAIPLTLQIAYSKTAVSGRSHWNDVEKVCTSVNLSKACKKYEELASETECLNLTMTEVVKRQNSKSKKSFNQQISVSQIKVDKVQIIGVQSSFAVCLDQDEQKILQSVTRCEISVCYKPKDSDPLALRTPSLPPQDPSEFHSLLCLPIATFSGALP, from the exons CTGGTCTGTGCCTGAACTGCTGGAGCCTTCAGGAGCTGGTCAGCCGAGATGCGGGAAACTACCTCATCCTCGTGGAGAAAATCCTCAGCAAAGCCAAAGAG GTCCAGGAGAAGTGTGACTACGATCTCGTGACTCCACTGGCTCTGCTTTTCTACTATGCGGTTCTGTAT GCTCCTCACTTCCCTCCGGGCTCTGACCTGCTCCTGAAGGCCGCCAGCATCTACCACAACTTCCTCACCTGGCCCGTGCCCTACTGCAATATCTTCCGGGAGCTGCTCACCTTCATCAGTGATGAGCTCAAGGCCCCAG GGATTTCATTCCAGAGGCTGGTGAGGACAGAGCAGGGGCTGCCCCTGAAGAGCCACCAGAGCTCCACTGT CACGGTGCTGCTGCTCAACCGCTCCGAGGTGCAGAGCGAGTTCCTCTCCATCGCAGAGAAGCTGAGCACCCCCGAGCTGCCGCGGCGCACCACgctcctggtgctgctggagCACCTCTACCAGGCCACCTTCGGTACCCGCTGTGACCTGGACAGCCTGCGCCGTCTCCTGAAG TCCAAGTCGCTGGAAGAGCTCTCGGAGCTCTACGCCAGCACCGCAGAGGCCCAGGAGATAGCCGCCGCCAGCAGCGATCCCGCCCTGGCACAGCAGCAACTGCAGTCCGCGCTGCAAGACATCGCCGGAGCAGCAGCCTTCCCTGCCGTCGCAG gtGAGGCCCAGCCCCGCAAGCTCCACACCATCCCTATCCCCCCGGCACGCTGTTACACTTACAGCTGGGATCAGGATAACTTTG ACATCCTCAATGATGTCCTCAGCAAAGAGTGCCGCGTCGTTGAGCCCATGGTCTCGGagaatgaggaggaggaagaggaggaggaggaggtggaaatTGATGGCTGTTCTCCAGAAAGGGACTCGCTGCTTTCCCCTATCTCTGCCATTTCCAAAGACTCTGTGTACTCAACGCTATCGGAGGAAGGATCTAAGCACTCGCGAGTGTCCCTCTTCACTGCTTCCAAGGACTCCATCTCAGAGCTGACAGTGGTCTCCAGAAAGTCCTTGAAGTCTTTTGTCTCCAGCCTCAAGGACTGTATGGAcagtggctatgcagaagacagCGATGAGAGCTCTCTGGACGTGGTGGGGAGGCCAGAGCTCAAAGTGGAGAAGACCCACCACAAATACAGGCACACACTGACCAACAAGATCTACAAACTGTTCAAGAGCAAAAGCCAACTGGTCTTGAGGAGAGACCTGAAGGACTGCTCAGACACAGGCTCGCTCTCGCTGCCCCTGCGCCGGGCCGAGAGCCTGTGCAACCCCGAAGCCAAGCACCGCATCCTGGCCCGTTCGCGGCGAGCTCATTCGCTGCCCCAGCACGTCCTGAGCCAGCGGCTCCCGGCACAATATGTGCCGCAGCACGTGAGCCTCCACCGCAGGCCCTTCCTCAGCTATGACGAGGATGCCAAGGTGTCCACGCTGCGTGTTGTGGTCTTTGGCTCCGACCGCATCTCAGGGAAAGTGGCCCGGGCCTACAGCAACCTCAG GCTAAAAGAAAGCACCTGCCCCTCACTGACAAGGTACTTCAAGCTGCAGTTTTACTACATCCCCGTGAAGAGGAGCTGCCTCTCTCCGTCGGCCCCGCTGATGCATCCTCCCCCATCCCCGGGGGACCCGCAGCTCCGAGGCTCAGCACAGGCG GAGCCTACGTTGGCCAGGGTGGAGACCAGCACCAATGACATCTCCCACTACATTGGGATGTTGGACCCATGGTACGAGCGTAACGTTCTTGGGCTGATGAACCTGCCCATGGATGTCCTCTGTCAG TCTGCCAAGCCGGAGGCTGAGCCGCAGGAGGACtccagggagcagctgcccatcCTGGCTGACATGATTCTCTACTACTGCCGGTTCGCCACGCGCCCCGTGCTGCTGCAGCTCTACCAGACGGAG CTGACCTTCATGGGCGGGGAAAAGATGACTGAAGTCTTCATCCACTCCCTTGAGCTGGGCCACTCGGCTGCCACGCGGGCCATCAAGGCATCAG GTCCAGGCAGCAAAAGGCTGGGCATAGATGGAGACAGAGAAGCAATCCCGCTAACACTACAAATCGCCTACAGCAAG ACAGCCGTCAGTGGAAGAAGTCACTGGAATGATGTCGAGAAGGTCTGCACGTCTGTCAACCTCAGCAAAGCGTGCAAGAAGTATGAAGAACTAG CCTCAGAAACAGAGTGTCTCAACTTAACCATGACTGAGGTGGTCAAAAGGCAAAACTCCAAATCCAAGAAAAGCTTCAATCAG CAGATCAGTGTGTCCCAGATAAAAGTAGACAAGGTCCAGATTATCGGTGTCCAGTCCTCCTTTGCCGTGTGCTTGGACCAGGATGAGCAGAAGATCCTGCAGAGTGTAACCAG GTGTGAGATCTCTGTATGCTACAAACCAAAGGACAGTGATCCCCTTGCACTGAGAACGCCCTCTTTGCCTCCCCAGGACCCATCCGAGTTTCATTCTCTTCTGTGCTTACCCATTGCTACCTTCAGTGGAGCACTGCCATAG